From a single Ascaphus truei isolate aAscTru1 chromosome 2, aAscTru1.hap1, whole genome shotgun sequence genomic region:
- the GPR141 gene encoding putative G-protein coupled receptor 141 yields the protein MDTPNNTMCFTFGSVADSILITIYTAVLIGGLIGITLMCFFLCRTNTRTITTTVVINLVAVHSIFLLTVPFRIAFYIQKKWHFGLNFCKLVSAMIHIHMYLSFVFYVTTLSIRYLSFFKHKDKIEFYRKLHAVVASGAVWTVVLVVIMPPFFLRYGKNSRSENGSCFHFQGEFENINVKALNYVSITTVLVVVCFLLALQIFIIVKVVKKLQGSAFAHQEFWAQLKSLFFILIMIVCFVPYHMFRIYYIQHTHRYNYYNEIFLSVTAFSCFDLLSFVLYTCCQKG from the coding sequence ATGGACACACCTAACAACACAATGTGTTTTACATTCGGCAGTGTTGCAGACAGCATCTTGATTACAATCTACACTGCAGTGCTCATTGGGGGATTAATTGGAATAACCTTAATGTGCTTTTTTTTGTGCAGAACAAACACACGCACTATAACCACCACAGTAGTCATCAACCTGGTTGCGGTCCACAGCATCTTTCTCCTCACCGTCCCTTTCCGCATTGCTTTCTATATCCAAAAGAAGTGGCATTTCGGCTTGAACTTTTGCAAGTTGGTGAGCGCCATGATACACATCCACATGTACCTTTCCTTTGTATTTTACGTGACCACGCTGAGCATCAGGTACCTCAGCTTCTTCAAACATAAGGACAAGATTGAGTTCTACAGGAAGCTCCATGCAgtggtggccagtggggctgtgtGGACAGTCGTGCTTGTTGTTATTATGCCGCCGTTCTTTTTGCGGTACGGCAAGAACAGTCGATCCGAAAATGGCTCGTGTTTTCATTTCCAAGGGGAATTTGAAAACATTAATGTGAAAGCATTGAACTACGTTAGTATTACAACTGTACTTGTAGTGGTTTGCTTTCTTCTGGCCTTGCAGATCTTTATCATTGTGAAGGTTGTGAAAAAACTGCAAGGCTCTGCATTTGCTCATCAAGAATTCTGGGCTCAGCTCAAAAGTTTGTTCTTTATTTTGATCATGATTGTGTGTTTTGTTCCTTACCACATGTTCAGAATCTACTACATACAGCATACACACCGCTACAATTATTACAATGAAATCTTCTTGAGTGTAACTGCATTCAGCTGCTTTGATCTCCTGTCATTTGTGCTGTATACCTGTTGCCAGAAAGGATAG